A genomic segment from Scomber japonicus isolate fScoJap1 chromosome 11, fScoJap1.pri, whole genome shotgun sequence encodes:
- the LOC128368356 gene encoding uncharacterized protein LOC128368356 produces the protein MQLEVPRSPAPPVWLPSVHSGAPHAPISRLPRTVPEQTGRDGHLTAEGRVPRAQRIKAKTIKCPPGPKCTALPRGHVSFPPREGTTAPRLGPLMVEELQRVSPLCRRWERWAALAASPWVLKTISRGYRLQFAAVPPRFAGIIHSQAQGESARVLQEEILSLLNKGAICVVPPAQCQSGFYSRYFLVPKRGGSGIRPILDLRALNTFLRKYKFRMLTHASLLRLVRQNDWFTSVDLKDAYFHIPIYPPHRKYLRFAFQGTCYEYRVLPFGLSLSPRVFVRCTEAAIAPLRQQGIRLATYLDDWLLLAQSRQEAMAHTRILTRHLLDLGFVINAEKSMLCPTQDIIFLGLSLDSVIFTARLSAERVRAFRACLALFHPGKSVQFRLCLRLLGLMASAILVVRLGRLHMREFQLWVASCGLDPVRHGARRVLVTPGCVRALRHWRAPSFLTRGVPMGSVLSRKVITTDASLTGWGGIHEGRSVRGRWSVDLQRSHINFLELSAVFLSLKHFLPSLMGHHVLVRTDNTTTVAYINRQGGLRSRQLHMLARRLILWSCGRLLSLRATHVPGALNTGADLLSRGAPVYGEWTLHPEIVEQIWARYGRAAVDLFASRGNAQCALFYSLRSLDAPLGIDALAHVWPHELLYAFPPLALIPATLSRVRDHGHALILIAPHWPAMHWLAEIYRLLCAQPWQLPLRRDLLSQGGGTVFHPHPERLALWVWPLSGSICQLWDSHSV, from the exons ATGCAGCTGGAAGTTCCCCGTTCTCCAGCTCCACCTGTTTGGCTTCCGAGCGTGCACTCCGGGGCCCCCCACGCCCCCATCTCCCGGCTGCCACGGACCGTGCCAGAGCAGACCGGGAGAGACGGACATCTGACGGCAGAGG GCCGAGTGCCGAGGGCGCAGCGCATAAAAGCCAAAACTATAAAATGTCCTCCCGGGCCAAAGTGCACAGCACTGCCCAGAGGCCATGTCAGTTTTCCACCACGAGAGGGCACCACCGCACCGCGGTTGGGACCTCTCatggtggaggagctgcagcgcGTCTCACCTCTCTGCCGCAGGTGGGAGAGGTGGGCTGCGCTCGCAGCTTCACCCTGGGTGTTGAAGACGATTTCGAGAGGTTACAGGCTGCAGTTTGCCGCCGTTCCCCCTCGATTCGCCGGCATAATACACTCCCAGGCTCAGGGAGAGTCAGCTCGTGTTTTACAAGAGGAAATCCTCTCACTGTTAAACAAAGGAGCAATCTGTGTCGTTCCTCCCGCACAGTGTCAGAGCGGTTTTTACTCCAGGTACTTTCTGGTCCCAAAACGGGGGGGGAGTGGTATTCGCCCTATCCTGGATCTACGTGCTCTGAACACATTTCTCAGGAAATACAAGTTCAGGATGCTCACACACGCATCCCTGCTGCGCCTGGTGCGACAGAACGATTGGTTCACTTCTGTCGATCTGAAAGACGCGTATTTCCACATTCCAATATATCCTCCCCACAGAAAGTATCTGAGGTTCGCTTTCCAGGGGACGTGCTACGAGTACCGCGTGCTCCCATTCGGTCTGTCTTTAAGCCCGAGGGTGTTCGTCCGGTGCACGGAAGCGGCGATAGCCCCGCTGAGACAGCAGGGCATTCGCTTGGCCACATATCTGGACGATTGGCTGCTTTTGGCACAATCGAGGCAGGAGGCCATGGCGCATACGCGTATTCTCACACGGCACCTATTAGACCTGGGTTTTGTGATAAACGCGGAAAAGAGCATGCTGTGCCCGACACAGGACATAATCTTTCTGGGATTATCCCTGGACTCGGTGATTTTCACGGCGCGCCTCTCGGCGGAGCGAGTGAGAGCTTTCAGAGCATGTCTCGCGCTTTTCCATCCAGGCAAATCTGTTCAATTCAGATTGTGTCTTCGATTACTCGGACTGATGGCGTCAGCCATTCTCGTGGTTCGTCTCGGTCGCCTCCACATGAGGGAATTCCAGCTCTGGGTGGCCTCATGCGGGCTGGATCCCGTGCGTCATGGCGCACGGAGAGTGTTGGTTACGCCGGGGTGCGTCAGGGCACTGCGCCACTGGCGAGCCCCGTCTTTTCTGACCCGCGGGGTGCCCATGGGCTCTGTCCTGTCCAGGAAGGTGATCACTACGGACGCCAGCCTGACAGGGTGGGGCGGAATTCACGAAGGCCGGTCAGTGAGGGGCCGCTGGAGTGTGGACCTCCAGCGGTCTCACATAAATTTTCTGGAACTTTCAGCGGTGTTCCTCTCCCTGAAAcacttccttccgtctctcatGGGCCATCATGTCCTGGTGAGGACGGACAATACCACGACGGTAGCGTACATCAACCGCCAAGGGGGGTTGCGCTCTCGTCAGTTGCACATGCTGGCACGCAGACTGATCCTGTGGAGCTGCGGTCGTCTCCTCTCCCTGAGGGCGACGCACGTCCCGGGAGCTCTGAACACGGGCGCGGACCTGTTGTCCAGGGGCGCGCCGGTATACGGGGAGTGGACTCTGCACCCGGAGATTGTGGAACAGATATGGGCCCGTTATGGTCGGGCCGCGGTGGATCTGTTCGCGTCAAGAGGAAACGCGCAGTGCGCGCTGTTTTACTCTCTGCGCAGCCTGGATGCTCCCCTCGGCATAGACGCACTAGCGCACGTCTGGCCGCACGAGCTTCTTTACGCGTTCCCTCCCTTGGCCCTGATACCCGCCACTCTATCCAGAGTGAGGGACCACGGCCACGCGCTGATTCTGATAGCTCCGCATTGGCCTGCGATGCATTGGCTGGCGGAGATATATCGGTTGCTGTGCGCGCAACCTTGGCAGCTCCCGCTGCGCAGGGACCTGTTATCGCAGGGGGGGGGGACGGTTTTCCACCCGCACCCAGAACGCCTGGCGCTGTGGGTTTGGCCCCTGAGTGGTTCAATTTGTCAGCTGTGGGACTCCCACAGCGTGTGA